From a single Verrucomicrobiota bacterium genomic region:
- a CDS encoding P-II family nitrogen regulator: MKKIEAIIKPFKLEEVKDALSELGIEGMTVTEVKGFGRQKGHTEIYRGSEYTVDFLPKIKLELVLPDGRVDAAVGAIVKTAKTGKIGDGKVFVSPVLDAVRIRTDEKGDAAV, translated from the coding sequence ATGAAGAAAATCGAAGCCATCATCAAACCATTCAAGCTGGAGGAAGTGAAGGACGCCCTCAGTGAACTCGGCATCGAAGGCATGACCGTCACCGAGGTCAAGGGGTTCGGCCGCCAGAAAGGCCACACCGAAATCTACCGCGGCAGTGAATACACCGTGGACTTCCTGCCCAAGATCAAACTCGAACTCGTCCTGCCCGACGGCCGCGTGGACGCCGCGGTCGGCGCCATCGTCAAGACCGCCAAGACGGGCAAGATCGGCGACGGCAAGGTGTTCGTCAGCCCCGTGCTCGACGCCGTGCGCATCCGCACCGACGAGAAGGGAGACGCCGCTGTCTAG